One Mercurialis annua linkage group LG3, ddMerAnnu1.2, whole genome shotgun sequence DNA window includes the following coding sequences:
- the LOC126674011 gene encoding methyl-CpG-binding domain-containing protein 9 isoform X2, which produces MELTDSTAIATRSALAIDLNEIPTHSSPPVPVPVPESTPSRPDRAQLDPYSVVRSFYQNPGPASGAAACLSEEESTLACGRCGKPEACKEEEAVICDGCERAFHLACAGVRDEVAEQFGDWICVECVNDGVKSKRWRLGANKSNRILDINASPPKDCDVDSDECSYVRKDALGDSSASGSICDAQVTYSNCMHAGNEFQPFDCKKGSGLMMASGVGYADILHHAQTVDRSLEEKDLDFPLGRLRSSNNTAIRLPSRSTNEILLQGLKEYVSERHGILEEGWHVELKHSMIDYELYAAYSSPDGKTFGSMSEVACYLGLSPSCNAVDTDTRSDASPYLQERSHLFKKRKSKRIPLANCFSEDKQASVNGYHKGLLPNGHQNIEGDAEFGKVTEIYARREENAKPLPSDERLSIQFEDFFIISLGEIDRRPSYHDHQLIWPVGFRSCWHDRVTGSLFICDVLDGGDSGPVFKVRRFSCSAMPLPDVSTILSSKNPDQFAGLNSKELNDVIYDDMDHDNNSSIEMILSYAPPPTEYDILTCLRHTSIGNCSNQTSDILQNSSLDSRCEGLPSCSKRMGDEIGEFSVEARSSSSAWRLVSQKLIDVCFELYKQKGMIKLYCKHVDYETGSVTQDTEEKTGIISFASLAKFCSSPRLIGIPLEYHGEADSLSIALSKWLDQDRFGFDADFVQEIIEQLPGVDACSKYEVLVNRSNHSMSLTVGNGVIMAKIKGGADLGESSRRCKIPRLGKHCQTDDHCRPQGRLLCSKLPDVLVGDLYQVWELLCRFHGTLGLKEPLSLRELEEELINPWFDCIKFSENFRKIIGGQVVNLDKVDGMTGPISSSFQESSKSINEDTSQVLMQVDKGGTFDYSEDRLASVTHSKCFGAALTEVHSSLLSVLIGELQSKVAALVDPNFNSGEVKSRRGRKKDIDSWTPLRRTEITARESGRVFRCLQGDGGMFCGSLVGVAGMEADALLLAEATKQIYGSLSMEKDVLTIEDEETAASNSCGKNNVNDGNIPEWVQLLEPVRKLPTNVGTRIRKCVNNALEKCPPEWAKKRLEHSISKGVYKGNASGPTKKAVISVLEDVLRDGLPQKFHEREKRKITIRVSDIIMKQCRIILRRAAAADGAKVFCTLLGRNVNSCDHDDEGLLGSPAMISRPLDFRTIDLRLAVGAYGGSHESFLEDVLELWNNVQTAFKDQSDVIELAEKISQNFETLYKKEVVSLIQKFEEFAKLDHLSAETKKDLDNILASTSEIPKAPWDEGICKVCGVDRDDNSVLLCDTCDAEYHTYCLNPPLAKIPEGNWYCPSCVGVHINQEASVRTRITSQASSKRHQGEITRAFFETLMQFAAAMEEKDYWDFGIDERTFLLKFLCDEFLNSALVRQHLEQCVEVTAELQQKLRSLSVEWKNLKSREEFLALRVKDGLVSAVTDQGKSVGPPPDFSAAPSVDSSQHGNEVNGFVENSSENNYEKNPSRDSQTIDPLCNQVQIKDLDAVMDDSNAPSKDTNKPLKQSQLLLSNHLPQLGQRDETLCRDNFQRSMERDSSILIPPPDHSGSSHQSEMNIHIVDNLPSANMTESQAYHTELSTIKDGVFRVQHLIRSIESQLLKQSMRMEFLGWDSRGRMYWASATPGGRPLIKVDGSFTFAQENYRFETASSGTDTSLNLEGSRACFPSLFNPNFAVGVSSAWVSYETDSEIKELIGWLSDSSQKEIELKETIMQWLKPRFREAQQTTDQNEEECQIDWSIIRKNDENTFSNPLVTKATLFLEKKHGACTELDITDMPKKRRKRSGWKNEEKTYRCDCLELIWPSRLHCRSCHRTFFTDVEFEKHNNGRCSSVTHPHEKSEETNGSSKGSGNVKIEVSRKENISKANKIKSSLSELGSRMIKFQNEGIKCPFDLLDICSKFATKDSNKELVQDIGLIGSNGILSFITSISPYLDDSVLMAISPEKDIIILDDECYTDERRVFTQGSRRESNAGIESLSNNCTRKASTQEIDRVVKTNKPSLGRLRQWEEKSSLDNSSFEMGPGHYCVVSEASLRPLVGKVSYILKKLKIDLLDMEAALHEEALRPAKGHVSRRWAWRTHVKFSESIYQMVQATVMLEEMIKTEYLRNEWWYWSSLTAAAKTSTVASLALRIYSLDACIIYEKTFSLGPSENLKPSSMVKQQPLHDLESAEKCKITRTSNKKRKEPEG; this is translated from the exons ATGGAACTCACCGATTCAACCGCGATAGCAACTCGCTCTGCTCTCGCAATCGATCTCAATGAAATCCCTACCCATTCATCTCCGCCCGTACCCGTACCCGTACCCGAATCCACACCCTCCCGACCCGACCGGGCTCAACTCGATCCTTATTCCGTAGTCCGTTCCTTCTACCAGAATCCAGGCCCTGCCTCGGGAGCCGCCGCGTGCTTATCGGAGGAAGAGAGCACGCTAGCGTGCGGCCGTTGCGGGAAGCCGGAGGCGTGCAAGGAAGAAGAGGCTGTTATTTGCGACGGCTGTGAGCGAGCGTTTCATTTAGCGTGTGCAGGAGTACGTGATGAGGTGGCAGAGCAGTTCGGGGATTGGATATGTGTAGAGTGCGTTAATGACGGCGTTAAGAGTAAACGGTGGCGTTTAGGTGCTAATAAGAGTAACAGAATTTTGGATATCAACGCTTCTCCTCCTAAGGATTGTGACGTTGATAGTGATGAATGTTCTTATGTCAG GAAGGACGCTTTGGGTGATAGTTCTGCCAGTGGAAGTATATGTGATGCTCAAGTGACATACTCTAACTGCATGCATGCGGGGAATGAATTTCAGCCTTTTGACTGTAAGAAAGGTTCTGGGCTTATGATGGCATCCGGTGTGGGTTATGCAGATATATTGCATCATGCACAGACTGTAGATAGAAGTTTGGAGGAGAAAGATTTAGATTTTCCTTTAGGAAGGCTTAGGAGTAGTAATAATACAGCCATTAGATTACCGTCTCGCAGTACAAATGAGATTCTTCTGCAGGGTCTTAAAGAATACGTTTCTGAAAGGCATGGCATATTAGAGGAAGGTTGGCATGTGGAACTTAAACATTCCATGATTGATTATGAATTATATGCAGCTTATTCTTCTCCAGATGGGAAGACGTTTGGTTCAATGTCTGAGGTTGCTTGTTATCTTGGGCTGTCGCCTAGTTGCAATGCAGTGGACACTGACACTAGAAGTGATGCGTCTCCTTATCTGCAAGAAAGATCACATTTATTCAAAAAGAGAAAGTCGAAAAGAATTCCACTTGCCAATTGTTTTAGTGAAGATAAACAAGCTTCAGTAAATGGCTATCACAAAGGGCTCTTGCCCAATGGTCATCAGAATATAGAAGGTGATGCGGAATTTGGTAAAGTTACAGAAATTTATGCTAGAAGAGAGGAAAATGCCAAGCCTTTGCCATCAGAT GAAAGACTCTCTATTCAGTTtgaagatttttttattatatctttGGGAGAAATTGATAGGAGACCTTCATATCATGATCATCAGCTGATTTGGCCTGTAGGTTTTAGATCTTGTTGGCATGATAGAGTTACTGGATCTCTTTTCATATGTGATGTGTTGGATGGTGGTGATTCTGGACCTGTCTTTAAGGTCAGGAGGTTTTCATGCTCAGCAATGCCTCTTCCTGATGTTTCGACAATCTTATCTAGCAAAAATCCTGACCAGTTTGCTGGACTAAACAGCAAAGAGTTAAATGATGTGATTTATGATGATATGGACCATGACAATAATAGCAGCATTGAGATGATTCTTTCATATGCTCCCCCACCAACAGAATATGATATATTGACTTGCCTTAGGCACACATCAATTGGAAATTGTAGTAATCAGACATCAGACATTTTGCAAAATAGCTCCCTAGATAGCAGGTGTGAAGGCCTTCCATCCTGTAGTAAAAGGATGGGAGACGAGATTGGTGAGTTCTCAGTGGAAGCACGTTCATCTTCTTCTGCATGGAGATTGGTGTCTCAGAAATTAATTGACGTTTGCTTTGAATTATATAAGCAAAAAGGTATGATTAAGTTATACTGTAAACACGTTGATTATGAAACGGGGTCAGTGACTCAGGATACTGAGGAGAAAACAGGCATAATAAGTTTTGCTTCATTGGCCAAGTTTTGTAGTTCCCCCAGGCTGATAGGCATCCCATTGGAATACCATGGCGAGGCTGATAGTTTGTCTATTGCTCTATCAAAATGGTTGGATCAGGACAGATTTGGGTTTGATGCAGATTTTGTGCAAGAAATTATAGAACAGCTCCCTGGTGTTGATGCATGCTCAAAGTATGAAGTCCTAGTCAATAGAAGCAATCACTCTATGTCCTTAACAGTTGGAAATGGAGTCATAATGGCGAAAATTAAAGGTGGAGCAGATTTAGGCGAGTCATCTCGGAGATGCAAAATCCCCAGACTGGGAAAACATTGCCAGACAGATGACCATTGTCGACCTCAAGGGAGGCTACTGTGCTCCAAGCTTCCTGATGTTCTTGTTGGTGATCTATATCAG GTGTGGGAGTTATTATGCCGATTCCATGGAACACTGGGGTTGAAAGAGCCTTTGTCATTAAGGGAATTAGAAGAAGAGCTTATTAATCCATGGTTTGACTGCATAAAATTTTCAGAAAATTTTCGAAAGATCATTGGAGGTCAAGTAGTAAATTTAGACAAAGTTGATGGTATGACAGGACCAATTTCATCTTCATTCCAAGAATCATCTAAGAGCATCAATGAGGATACTTCACAGGTGTTAATGCAGGTGGATAAAGGAGGGACATTTGATTATTCTGAAGATAGACTTGCATCTGTTACTCACAGCAAATGTTTTGGTGCAGCATTGACAGAGGTTCACAGTTCACTCCTATCTGTGCTGATAGGTGAGCTACAATCCAAAGTTGCTGCACTTGTTGATCCAAATTTCAATTCTGGAGAAGTAAAATCTAGGCGTGGAAGGAAGAAAGACATTGATAGCTGGACTCCATTGAGAAGAA CTGAGATTACTGCTCGTGAAAGTGGTAGAGTGTTTCGCTGCTTACAAGGTGACGGCGGAATGTTTTGTGGCTCACTTGTTGGCGTTGCAGGAATGGAGGCAGATGCACTT CTGCTTGCGGAGGCTACAAAGCAAATTTATGGTTCATTGAGCATGGAAAAGGATGTTCTTACCATTGAGGATGAAGAGACTGCTGCTAGTAATTCTTGTGGAAAGAACAATGTGAATGATGGTAATATACCGGAGTGGGTACAACTGCTAGAACCTGTTAGAAAGCTACCAACCAATGTTGGGACCAGAATTAGAAAGTGCGTCAATAATGCATTGGAGAAATGTCCTCCAGAATGGGCGAAGAAGAGGTTGGAACATTCAATCAGTAAGGGTGTCTACAAGGGCAATGCATCCGGTCCTACTAAG AAAGCTGTTATTTCAGTTCTCGAGGATGTTCTGCGTGATGGATTGCCTCAGAAATTTcatgagagagaaaaaagaaagattACTATTCGTGTATCTGACATCATAATGAAACAGTGTCGCATCATACTGCGTCGTGCTGCTGCTGCTGATGGTGCAAAAGTTTTCTGTACGTTGTTGGGAAGAAATGTAAATTCTTGCGATCATGATGATGAGGGGCTTCTTGGATCTCCAGCCATGATATCTCGCCCTCTAGATTTTAGGACTATTGATTTGAGATTGGCAGTAGGAGCTTATGGTGGATCACATGAATCTTTCCTTGAGGACGTTCTAGAG TTATGGAACAATGTACAAACTGCATTTAAAGATCAGTCTGATGTGATTGAATTGGCTGAGAAAATATCACAGAATTTTGAAACCCTGTATAAAAAGGAG GTGGTCAGTCTAATTCagaaatttgaagaatttgcAAAATTGGATCACTTGAGTGCAGAAACAAAGAAGGATTTAGATAATATTCTTGCATCAACAAGTGAGATTCCAAAAGCTCCTTGGGATGAAGGTATCTGCAAAGTGTGTGGTGTTGACAGGGATGATAATAGTGTTCTTCTATGTGATACATGTGATGCTGAATATCATACTTATTGCTTGAATCCTCCACTTGCAAAGATTCCTGAAGGAAATTGGTATTGTCCTTCTTGTGTTGGTGTACATATCAATCAAGAGGCATCAGTAAGGACTCGGATCACTAGCCAAGCCAGCAGTAAAAGGCATCAGGGAGAAATTACTCGTGCTTTCTTTGAGACACTTATGCAGTTTGCAGCTGCAATGGAAGAAAAAGATTATTGGGATTTTGGCATAGATGAG CGAACCTTTCTTCTTAAGTTTCTTTGTGATGAATTTCTTAACTCAGCTCTTGTTCGTCAGCACCTCGAGCAGTGTGTGGAAGTCACGGCTGAATTGCAGCAGAAATTGCGGTCATTATCTGTGGAATGGAAAAATCTCAAGTCCAGGGAAGAGTTTCTGGCTTTGAGAGTTAAGGATGGACTTGTTTCTGCAGTCACGGACCAGGGCAAGTCTGTTGGACCGCCACCTGATTTTAGTGCTGCACCATCAGTAGATAGTAGTCAACATGGAAATGAGGTTAATGGCTTTGTTGAAAACTCTTCTGAAAATAACTATGAGAAAAACCCTAGTCGGGATAGCCAAACCATCGATCCTCTTTGTAATCAAGTTCAAATTAAAGATCTTGATGCTGTCATGGATGACAGTAATGCACCTTCTAAAGATACCAATAAACCCCTAAAACAAAGTCAGTTGCTTTTATCAAATCACTTGCCACAACTAGGTCAAAGGGACGAGACTCTCTGCCGGGATAATTTTCAAAGATCTATGGAAAGAGATTCTTCAATTCTTATACCACCTCCAGATCATTCAGGATCTTCTCACCAATCAGAGATGAACATTCATATTGTTGATAATCTTCCCTCTGCTAATATGACCGAGTCGCAAGCATACCATACTGAGCTGAGCACAATTAAGGATGGTGTTTTCCGTGTGCAGCATTTGATTCGCAGCATAGAATCACAGCTATTGAAACAATCTATGAGGATGGAGTTCTTGGGTTGGGATTCCAGAGGTCGTATGTACTGGGCTTCGGCAACACCTGGTGGGCGTCCTCTGATTAAAGTCGATGGGAGTTTCACATTTGCACAGGAGAATTATAGGTTTGAGACTGCTTCATCTGGAACAGACACCTCTTTGAATTTGGAGGGCTCAAGAGCTTGTTTTCCATCCCTGTTTAATCCTAACTTTGCTGTTGGTGTGAGTTCAGCATGGGTTTCTTATGAAACTGATTCAGAGATTAAAGAGCTTATTGGCTGGTTATCAGATAGCAGCCAGAAGGAAATTGAGCTGAAAGAAACAATTATGCAATGGTTAAAGCCAAGATTTCGAGAGGCTCAACAAACCACAGACCAGAATGAAGAAGAATGCCAAATAGATTGGTCAATAATCAGGAAGAATGATGAAAATACATTTTCTAATCCTCTTGTTACCAAGGCCACGTTGTTTCTGGAGAAGAAGCATGGTGCCTGTACTGAGTTAGACATCACTGACATGCCAAAAAAGCGAAGAAAGAGGTCTGGATGGAAAAATGAAGAGAAAACATACCGGTGTGATTGCTTGGAGCTTATCTGGCCATCGAGACTCCATTGCCGCTCTTGCCATAGAACTTTTTTCACTGATGTTGAATTTGAGAAGCATAACAATGGTAGGTGCAGTTCAGTTACACATCCCCACGAGAAAAGTGAAGAGACTAATGGTTCCTCAAAAGGGAGTGGAAATGTCAAAATTGAAGTTTCTCGAAAAGAGAACATCAGCAAAGCAAACAAGATTAAAAGCAGTCTATCAGAACTTGGCTCAAGGatgattaaatttcaaaatgaagggATTAAATGCCCGTTCGACCTATTAGACATCTGTTCCAAGTTTGCAACTAAAGATTCCAACAAAGAATTAGTGCAGGATATTGGTCTTATTGGTTCGAATGGGATTCTCTCATTTATCACATCTATCTCTCCTTACCTCGATGATTCTGTGTTAATGGCGATATCTCCTGAGAAGGATATCATAATTCTAGATGATGAGTGCTATACTGATGAAAGGCGCGTGTTTACACAAGGCAGTAGGAGGGAAAGCAATGCAGGTATTGAGAGCTTATCCAACAATTGTACCAGGAAAGCTTCTACACAGGAAATTGACAGAGTAGTAAAAACCAATAAGCCATCTCTAGGACGTTTGCGACAATGGGAGGAAAAGTCCTCTTTAGACAATAGTTCATTTGAAATGGGACCTGGTCACTACTGTGTTGTCTCAGAGGCTTCTTTAAGGCCATTAGTTGGTAAAGTTTCATAtatcctaaaaaaattaaagatcgaTTTGCTTGACATGGAAGCTGCACTTCATGAAGAAGCCCTGAGACCAGCAAAGGGACATGTGAGTAGGAGATGGGCCTGGCGTACACATGTTAAATTTTCAGAGTCCATATATCAG ATGGTCCAAGCAACAGTTATGTTGGAGGAGATGATTAAGACAGAGTATTTGCGGAATGAGTGGTGGTACTGGTCATCTCTTACTGCTGCTGCCAAAACGTCCACGGTTGCATCCCTTGCTCTACGTATATACTCCCTTGATGCTTGCATTATTTATGAGAAGACCTTCAGTCTAGGTCCAAGTGAAAATTTGAAGCCTAGCAGCATGGTAAAACAGCAGCCATTGCATGACTTAGAGTCTGCAGAAAAGTGCAAGATAACAAGGACATCTAACAAGAAAAGGAAAGAACCTGAAGGGTAA